One window of Biomphalaria glabrata chromosome 6, xgBioGlab47.1, whole genome shotgun sequence genomic DNA carries:
- the LOC106077179 gene encoding protein FAM133-like, producing MQWETLSDGNDWRVTRSRSKQNEKSFENFFFNMEMDETNLHVNFSQSVTKVNLYGTGDRLEITMGLPSQRKTSEYKRRNVTFAKRKKAEIQREAPKPRRGLTLLQQMQKRKSTASTSDYPASKYHKYKGDYQNSSSQSGREDKGGNSGEKSTSRRHSDSKDTSDERDEEKAVTKRKSEREERDNRKRRRGSSSESDDEARKVHTSRSDDKHERNKYSGEQGDFETELKNGNSSKGDNSDYECELLSNY from the exons ATGCAGTGGGAAACATTGAGTGATGGGAACGATTGGAGGGTAACCAGATCGAGGTCGAAACAAAATGagaaatcttttgaaaatttctttttcaatatgGAAATGGATGAAACAAATCTTCATGTGAATTTCAGCCAGTCTGTTACAAAAGTGAACTTATATGGCACAG GTGACAGACTAGAGATCACGATGGGGCTTCCAAGTCAGAGAAAAACATCTGA aTACAAAAGAAGAAATGTTACATTTGCTAAAAGGAAGAAAGCTGAG ATCCAAAGGGAGGCACCTAAGCCTCGCAGAGGATTGACTCTATTACAACAAAtgcagaaaagaaaatctactgcATCTACTTCAGACTACCCAGCCAGCAAGTATCACAAATACAAGGGAGACTATCAAAACAGTAGCAGTCAAAGCGGAAGAGAAGACAAGGGCGGTAACAGCGGTGAGAAATCCACTTCCAGACGACATTCCGACTCGAAGGACACGAGTGATGAGAGGGACGAGGAAAAGGCAGTcactaaaagaaagagtgagagggAGGAGAGAGACAACAGAAAGAGGAGAAGAGGAAGTTCCAGCGAAAGTGATGACGAGGCGCGCAAAGTGCACACGTCACGCAGTGACGACAAGCATGAGAGAAACAAATACAGCGGGGAGCAGGGCGATTTTGAAACAGAATTAAAGAACGGCAACTCATCGAAGGGGGATAACTCTGACTACGAGTGTGAGCTTCTGTCCAACTATTGA